A genome region from Cucurbita pepo subsp. pepo cultivar mu-cu-16 chromosome LG02, ASM280686v2, whole genome shotgun sequence includes the following:
- the LOC111789318 gene encoding RPM1-interacting protein 4-like, producing the protein MAGANSSFHVPKFGNWDTDDVPYTICFENARELRAAGINFDPNDPDTYPPEVFKPAAHDGGEHQRRPRQQPNRERGAIINSGSEKLSSERSGSDYALLKKSKENGVEGISRLAPAVAGHGGNPASVPKFGSWDARDPKSGDGYTAIFNKMKIEKQIAASNPQAVPPLMNKSKQPIAHTNTTSGFTSFASKICCCLRTK; encoded by the exons ATGGC GGGGGCAAACTCGTCATTTCACGTTCCCAAATTCGGAAATTGGGACACCGACGACGTACCTTACACCATCTGTTTCGAAAACGCCCGAGAACTCCGAGCCGCCGGCATCAACTTCGATCCCAACGATCCCGACACCTACCCGCCGGAGGTCTTCAAGCCAGCCGCGCACGACGGCGGAGAACACCAGCGGCGGCCACGCCAACAGCCAAATCGCGAGCGGGGAGCGATAATAAACTCCGGATCGGAGAAATTGAGCAGCGAGAGAAGCGGCTCCGATTACGCACTTCTGAAGAAGAGTAAGGAAAATGGAGTGGAAGGAATCAGTAGATTAGCTCCGGCGGTGGCCGGACATGGCGGAAACCCGGCGTCGGTGCCGAAATTTGGAAGCTGGGATGCGAGAGATCCGAAATCGGGAGATGGGTATACGGCGattttcaataaaatgaaGATTGAGAAGCAAATTGCAGCTTCAAATCCTCAGGCAGTTCCGCCATTGATGAACAAAAGCAAGCAACCCATAGCTCACACGAACACTACTAGTGGATTCACTTCATTTGCTTCCAAG ATATGTTGTTGTTTACGTACAAAGTGA